The region ATCCCTTGCCCCCACCCGACCCTTCCCAGACCTTCCGCCGCCGTCCTCCCCAGACCCCGGCTACCAAGTAAGTGAATATTAATATTGACTTTGTGTGCTCTTCGCATAGTTCACAAAAGTTTTTCACCTTTGATTGCTTGACTTGACTTGGCTCTCCTGCTAGGATGCCTTCCTTCCTTCTGGCTGCCTGTCTGAACCCTGACCTCACCTCGACTCCCCCCCAGTCACGCGGGACCCCTCCACTGCCATTTGTGGCCTTTAAAGTCAATGGCATGCTCAGCGGTTCTTTTTCCTGGAAAATTTATGTGCAAACTTTATGCGTGGCACACAGAGTCCTTGGCTTTCCTCGCTCGCTATTTCTATTATCAGCATTTGTTGCTCAGccctgctctgctctgctccggTGCCTTTTTTGCCACTCCCCCTCCCGCCCACGCTCTGACattattttcccatttttatgGCATTTAAGTTCAAATGAGGAACGTGGGATAAGGATGCTGGCTGCCCCTCGGGTTTCCGGTTTCGGGTGTCACTCCTAGAGCTCCCCACCTGGGGAAACAGgagacaaaaaatccaaaaaacaGACTCCAACAATGTcaatataattaaatgaagCTTATAAAACTGAAGAGGGAGAGGGGGAGGATGAGGGAGGTGTCCTGGGTCCTGGCATTTCTGGCAAGCACATACAACTTTGTTGATTGGATTTTTGGTTTAGCTGCAGTCATAAACTGAATGAATATGGTGGAAGATCTCGGAGGAGGGGCCATACCAGAAGACAAGCCTAAATGAGATGAGAAAATCCCGGAAGGAATATCTCGGATTATGGCCGGCTTAAaactgtaagtcctggagaaaAACTTGTACAAAAATTGATAAGCCTGTTAAGGACGAAAATATTGATTAAAAAAGCTTCTGCCAGgctgcagttttttgtttgccttgaAAAGAGTCCTGGAGCATGTCCTTCTTGTTGATGCTTTGACACTCTTAGTTGGCCTTATTTAATTAACCCATTAAAACGAGCCGGGTTCGATCTGTTTCTGGCTTGCACTCAAAGTGCAGGCCCAACTTTGGACTTGTTGTTTGGCCTTTGACATGGCCCGAACCATTCGACTGCCGCTTTCGGCCACTTTCCCCCACGGGCAGGCAGTTTGCTTTCAAAATATTTGCCACAATGAAATCATgcttgtttgtgtgtgtgtttgtgtggcaCCTACCACCCCGCCAACCACTTATAGGCCTCCAGCCCCCCACGCCCCACACATTTTCGGCGGCGCGGGCCACAGAGGGTTGCTTCAAAGTTGAGTTCGCTTGGCGTGcgaaagtttattaaaaactttgtGTGCTTTTTgcaaacaaacacaaacacacagccACCCTGGCACACCCCCTACTCTCCCCACACCCTTCttgtatttttgtaaaagaaagaaaacaacAAGAGCAACTGCCATGTGAAACTTAATAATTCACACGGGAGTgaatttttcacaattttcacttttttcccACTGCAGCCCAAAGAGGCAAGCGAAAGGCAAAAATAGCAAAGAGGAGgttggacttttttttttttgccaattttatTGAAGCGTAAAATATGAACCAGAACCACAAAactgaatgaatgaatgggCGAGTGGGCGGGCTGAGGCGGCGAGGCTTCAGAGGATCCTGCGGAACACACACGCCTTGTGTGTGCGAGGGCTTTCAACTTTTGTTGACATTATGGACCCTCAAAAGTTTGCGTTTAACTctttattatttgctttacAGCTAGTTAGGGCTATTGTTCGCTGTGTATGCCTGGGCGGGGTCAGAGGGCAGGGCTTCTCGGTCCATTGTCTGTGCTTTTGTATGCAAATCGGAGCCCGAAAGACAGACTCACGAATGGAATTGAAAGGCCAGCCTCTGCTGTGCCCCCCTCGTTCATAATTTGTTAATTACTTAATTGAGTGTTGCCTTTCGGCAAACATGTAATTTCGTCTAAATGGGGGCTGCCAGCGTAAGAGGATTGGGGATTTGTATACACCAATTTAAAGCCAGGCATCTCTCTGCTTAAATATCTAGTCCTGTCTGCCGTTTGCTCCTTGATTTTtatgaatatgtatttttGGAATGGCCGCAACTATTAGACGCTCTGGCAGACTGCATTATGCAAAACTTATAAGCCATAAAATGCAGCCGACTGGGCCTAGACCCTGTCAGCAGGCCCCGCACGACGGCCCTGTCCCGGTAAGTCAGCAACTTTCGAATGCAAAGTTGTCAGCACAAAAAAGTTAACGCCTAGAGACCCGACTAAGCCGACTCTACGGTTCTCCGTTTCTCGGCTACCAGTTCTCGGTGCGCAGTTCTCAGGTTCTGTCTGAGTCTCgacttttatgaaatattAGCCACCAACTTATGCACATAAATCTTGCAGTGTCGTACTTGCCGCAAAAGTTTTTCGTGAATGCCACGAAAAAAGGACCTCGAAGTGAAAGATTCCTCCCAAAAAAAGGTGTGAAAATAATGCAGAAGCCGACGTTGAGTCCTTTAAAATATCCCATTTCAAATTGCCAAGTATCTTCATTAAAATTTACGCTAATTTGCACAGCAAGTGCCAAGGATACTCTATTGGCAGCAGGAATGGCAAGGAACTAGGGTTTTGGAAATAGCAGCTAGAAGGGGAAAGGGTCTATTGTActacaatattaatattaactCATTTTGTCCttctttctttatttaaacagCGCTCTTTGGAAGCCAACATGTCCGACAACAAGTGGTAACGTTTTAAGGCACCACAAACCGGAAAAGAGGAATAATTATTGAACCGGAAGCGGAAGAGAACAAGTAGTCAACACAAAATGGCCGCAAACCGAGAACAAGCCACAACAAGAACACCAGCCACAACGCCCACAAGCAGAAGCAGGTCCTGGTTAAGCGAAGGGATTCCAGGATTCTGCCTCCTACTGTCTTTGTTCATCCTCCTGCCCCTGGAAAGCCGGGCCTTCTGCCCCTCCAAGTGCCAGTGCCTGGGCGGGGAGGCCAACAATCGGGCCCTGTGCGTGGACGCCGCCCTGGAGGACGTGCCCATTCAGTTGAATCCCGAGACCAAGTACATAAATCTCACCCTGAACCGGATAAGGAATCTGGCGTACTCGCTGCCCTTCTACGTGAAGCTAGAGATCCTGGACCTGTCGCAGAACATCATCGAGACGCTGGGCTCGAAGAACTTCGAGTACCAGTCGGAGCTGCGAACCCTGAACCTGAGTCGGAACCTGGTCAGCTCGCTGCACAAGCATGCGTTCAAAGGACTCACTAACCTGCTGCTGCTCGACTTAAGTTTCAACCGGATTGAGACAGTGCATCCCACGGCCCTCAGCGATCTGGCCGCTCTCGTGGAGCTGGACTtgaccaacaacaacatcgtGAGCCTGGAAGACAACTGCTTCAAGGGCATGGGCACCCTGGAGGTGCTGGTCTTCCGGAACAACCGGCTGCTGGACGTTCCGGCCACCAATCTGTGGCACCTGCACGCCCTCAAGTCCCTCGACATGTCCGACAACCTGGTTGAGTTCGTCCGGAACGACAGCTTCGAGGGACTCAAGGAGCTCTTGGCGCTCAGTCTCAGGGGCAATGTGATGAGTGAGCTCGACGTCAGCGCCTTCGAAGGACTCATCTCGCTGAAGCATCTGGATCTGGCCGACAATAACTTAACGGTTAGTATAATTtatgatatatattttaaagtttccTAATCACAAATCAACCCCTTCTCAATATTTAAAATCCGTTTTGTTTAAACGAAGCCCCAAGTGTGAAATTGAACAAACACTCGTGCCTGGCTTGACTCATAAATTTAGACACTTTGCCAGGACGAAATCCTGTGAGCAACACTTTGCCAAAGCGGATTTCCCAACCCCCCTGCCTCGTTTAAGTTGGTCCTTCCTGGCTGGGAGTTTTGCCTGCATTTTGCATACGCAAAATTAATAACCATAACTCTCGTGTTTCGCACACACACTAGCTCACACGCACTCGGCAATGGAGTCCTTTCGGCCGGCCCATGTCCTTTCTGCTATTTATGCATGCAAACATGTCCGTGTCGGGCTGATTTCTGCCGTTTTTGCCGCTCCAGTCCAGTGGGCGATGTTGCATGGTCTTTGCTCAGGCCGCCCCCCTCTCTATTCTAGTTCCTACGCCCGTTTCCTGGCAACTGAGCTTGCTTTAAGCCCGCAACTTTACGAGCAGACAGTAGACAGTCCTGCAGGAGCGTCGAACTTAAATTGCGGAGGTCAAGATAAAGAAATGCGAAGAATCTCGAACTCGAGTGCTCAAACTACACTGTCTTTGGAGATTTAGACGCCAAATAGTGCTGTGAAATGCTATCGATTATCGCTCTTTAATATCTGCCTTAAAGCAAGTCCTTTAAACGAGACGGCCAAATCATTAGAACACGGTAGCAGAGCTTTCGGTCGAGTTGAGCATAAATCCCCAGGCTCAAAGGTGAAATTGCATGTCCAGCGTCCTTTTCCACAGCCAGAGACATGGAAACGAGGGGCCTCCCAAGCCAGAAAGTCTCCAGATATGCGTTTTTATGTAATCAGAGACAGGacagcactgagagaaatctGGAAAGGAATGGCCTTTCAAGAAGCATCTCTCCTGACAGAAGTAAAAATATATCCTTCAGTGCAGTTATAGGTGTAGTTGGCAACAGCAGCCGACTGTTTATGCAAACTGATGGATGCAACGCAACCGAGTCCAGGATCCGCCTCCTTTCACTCCGTGCCCGGACGTGCGGGAATCCCGGGCCGGCACATACTTATGGTCGTTACGACGGGATAAAGTGTGCGTGTATGTCCTGTCTGATGGCTGCACAAGGATTTCTAAGCAggtgcaacagcagcagtagaGGCAGCAGCCAAAGCAGCAACCGCGTAGTCAACGGCAACTGACGTTGCTGAGGAATTTATGGCGCTCGGAATCAGTTCGAAACTACTTAAAATACCTTTTGGCATTTTGTAGTTGAAATATGGTCTGCCATGGTCTACCGCCCCCGTTTCGCTCACCGACCACCGCCCATCCTGCGAGTCCTGCAAACCTGTTTGGGTATTTTCAAATGGCATTCTTTTTCCCATTGGACAGattgttgttttattatgCAGGAAGCGGGGAAGGGTGAGTGCAGGATCCGTGGATCTGCCCCACCGACATTCTGCCCCATTTTGGCATGTGGCTAGTATATAAAATTGTTGTCTACATCTGCATAGTTTTCCCGGAAAGGAGCCGGCATTGAAGGGGCATTTGTCTGGAGTCTGTAGAATGCAAAAGTTGAATATGATTTATGAAGTGTGTTGAATTGAAGCTCAAACATGAAGCGGTCTTTCTCTGAAAAGCATATACCATTGACTGAGaattaatttcaaaaggatTACCATTACCAATAGTAATGTTGCTCAATTTGCTGAACAGAGatccaaaataaaatgaaataaatggaaaaagtaAACATTTTCCATAATTCTAACTGTGATTCCATTTTTCCATCATTTTCGATTCAATTGAATCTGTTTTAAACTCTGgacaaataaaatcattttatttgaatagGAGGCACGGACAGGAATAACTTGTGCACAATTTTACATTTTCATaattgggaaaaaaatattttgttcgcAAACCAGAGGCAGGAGGTTGATTTTATTCACTAAGTGCATAAATATACACAAACACGGCACTCATCTCTCAGATTAAACAGAATAATTTCGAAAATATTCCGATACACAAATGTATatagttttgattttatttttactgcgaactgtgtgtatttattttcattttttttttatacatttattgcATAAATTTTGCGTTTCGATGCACAACTGCAGAATCGTTATACTGGAAACTCTTATGTTGTCTTTTCTGAGAATTTCCCCATATGTGCGTCGGgggtaaataaataatgtttaaggTCGAAAGGGTTAAAGTGTGTTGGCTTTCAAGTTTTGCGTTTTATTAGATTCATTTCTTTTAGACTCTTTTTAGACCTCGAAGCAAAAgggaaatgggaaattaaGTTGAATAATCAAAGTCAATATAATTTCACTTTCTTTTCGGGTACTTTTCCACAGTTTCCACTCACAGGGGGGGTTGCAGGGGGAAAAGCGTTTTAATTAGTCCAGCAGTCGGCGCTTTCCTTTGAGAGCAGTACAAACATAAAGGGTGGAAGTGGAAGGAAAAAACTGTTGCCATTTGGTTAAACAATTGCCCGGCCTGGCCTACattgcgtatgcgtaatgctttttaattttcaaccATTTTCGCCAGTGCCTTATGAGCTGGGACTTGCGTTTGAAATCATTTGCCATACTGCTCCCTGTGTTTTTCCCAGTTTTTCCTGGTTTTCCATGCCATTTTTTTCCGGCTGCCCCCAACCTAGAAGTTCATTACGTTATCGCAGAGTGTGTTCGTGTCCGGACGCTTGGCACGTAGCTTCCGACACGCCAAGGGAGGGAGTTGGCAGCAGTGGGATGAAGGGCTAACAAAGGAAGGGCGGGGAAGGTGAACACAACAGGCGCCCAAAATTACAGCCAAAAGCTTTCGCCCGAAAGGAAGCCTTTTCTTTTATGCATGCCACACTCCTCGAAGCTGTCTTGCTGCTTGTAACAAATTCGTTGCAAGATTGATTTTATTGCCCCCGAAAACAGAGACGAATTTGTTGGCCAGCGAGTGATTGGTAACGAAAAAAGGGTAGCAGGAGAGGGGCCAGCAAACCGGGCCGAAAAGGAAGTACATGACGCGCGTTTCCGCTTCCGCTGCAGTCGCTTTACTATTGATTGTTacttgttttttggtttttgtttttttcctaGTTCTCTACCATTGTAGGGTTGGTTCGAGGGATGACCCTCGACCCTCGGGCCGACCGCAAAACGTTTTTGAGCTGAGTGGCCAGCATTAATATTTGATGGGATCCATTCAGCTCGAtaaaagttttcatttttgttttgaatgcTCTCTAAAACGAAATACCTCTATCATTTTTTATTGCAGATGGTGCCCACCCAGCAGCTCTCGAAACTTTCGAACCTCACCTATCTCAACCTGGGCGGGAATCGCTTCTCCCAGCTGCCCGCCGTCGCCTTCCTCAACTTGTTTCATTTGCGCGAGCTGCACTTGAGCCGCCTGGACTATTTGCAGCACATCGATTCGAGGTAAGTTGCCCCCCGACTGTTCCAAACTTTTTCAAACACCCGAACTGGGTCAGAGAAAACGAAACTATTTGCTCCTCGGGGCGAGAGCTAACAATAAACAAGACAGCAGGCACCCTAAGAGCCTGTCGGGCTTCCTCAAAAGTTTTACGTCTTTTTTCCTCTTCCAGAGGCCAAAGTTCAGTGTTGCGGCTATAAAATAATTTGGAACTTAACTCCAAGGACCTAAAGTCAACACTAAGCTAGTCTAAGCTCTTAATTATCTTGTGTAGAGTTTAAACGCCAACTATTTTCCTTAAAACTTGCTTTGGCAGATGAATCTTTAAATGCCCCATTAAGTAGGCAATAGGTTGTCGAAGCCCAGCTCACAAATGGGCTTTGGATGGG is a window of Drosophila bipectinata strain 14024-0381.07 chromosome 2R, DbipHiC1v2, whole genome shotgun sequence DNA encoding:
- the Fili gene encoding insulin-like growth factor-binding protein complex acid labile subunit isoform X2, yielding MAANREQATTRTPATTPTSRSRSWLSEGIPGFCLLLSLFILLPLESRAFCPSKCQCLGGEANNRALCVDAALEDVPIQLNPETKYINLTLNRIRNLAYSLPFYVKLEILDLSQNIIETLGSKNFEYQSELRTLNLSRNLVSSLHKHAFKGLTNLLLLDLSFNRIETVHPTALSDLAALVELDLTNNNIVSLEDNCFKGMGTLEVLVFRNNRLLDVPATNLWHLHALKSLDMSDNLVEFVRNDSFEGLKELLALSLRGNVMSELDVSAFEGLISLKHLDLADNNLTMVPTQQLSKLSNLTYLNLGGNRFSQLPAVAFLNLFHLRELHLSRLDYLQHIDSSLRGQHPPADPAPEQQSPAQRHPHAPLPRQPQHPGGLHAKQQPADALLRPVPGGPAPEALPRRQSAPVQLLAPLALAAGDWKLRGSRPWPGARGRRSSGCSGQGGRLRLDGRRGAGGRRHRRGQHGRRGGCSGRLHSRSAHRECPAHHRAECI